From Spiroplasma monobiae MQ-1, a single genomic window includes:
- the polA gene encoding DNA polymerase I yields the protein MKNKFLLVDGNALIFRAFYSSYGRATLTTKSGIPTNAVYSFINMLMNIIEKNDYFCVKVAFDKGKKTFRHDKLKDYKAGRAKTPSELVMQFPIVREFLTNVNIEWFEVDNYEADDIIGTISKILEEDQEAETHILTSDQDMYQLISDKTFVLSPQIGTSDLMVYNKERLFEKWGVTPEQVIDYKGLRGDSSDNIKGVAGIGEKSAKELLQEFHNLENLYENIDLIKGAKQAKLVAGKEDAFLSKEIATIFRDMQLDKISFEKTIIDFAGLRDFFIRYEMNSLLKKYNSKNEENVVELKTEYEIINKWNQKYNDIENYIYLETLNDNYHTSDVIGISIVNSKGNFYYSFNSSEEISIFNWNESIVDQNFQYFLLNSKFKTYDIKKTIIALKKMGYETKSDLFIYDMMIGCYVLNSNIKSSFEQHVIMLDPSNEIKTFEEIFGKGVKRTLLIDEKIKMDYLVNKSLIIKKYEQDVLKQLQENNQTSLYEKIELPFAKVLIDMEVEGIQVDKDELATQEKNILELLTNLEIEIKNDLKDFIGDNFNVGSPKQLKELLFDKLQLPDYNKGSTDRETLESLQDKHPVISKIISFRKYSKLHSTYLKGFEKFIHPDSKVHTIFNQTLTNTGRLSSSYPNIQNISVRDEEQKNVRKIFVTNDENLYLSFDYSQIELRVLADIVNEEKLIQIFSMNRDIHSEAARSIFNLNEDQEVDSEQRRVAKVFNFGILYGLSDFGLAKDLKISIPQAKEYIKAYYQAFPQILKFKEQVIKFGYENGYVETLGNRRRYIYELSNSNYMVKQFGERAAVNAPIQGTAADILKVAMINVFENLNKSNFNSKMIAQIHDEIILLVKKEELEQVKTMVLETMKNAYNDLLKISNKNREALVDLEINYSQAKDWFNLK from the coding sequence ATGAAAAATAAATTCTTACTTGTTGATGGTAATGCCTTAATTTTTAGGGCTTTCTACAGTTCTTATGGTAGAGCCACACTAACTACAAAGAGTGGTATACCGACAAATGCGGTATACTCATTTATTAATATGCTTATGAATATCATTGAAAAAAATGATTATTTTTGCGTTAAAGTTGCTTTTGATAAAGGTAAAAAAACTTTTAGACATGATAAGTTGAAAGATTATAAAGCTGGTAGAGCAAAAACTCCTTCAGAGTTGGTTATGCAATTTCCAATCGTAAGAGAATTCCTAACTAATGTCAATATTGAATGATTTGAAGTCGATAATTATGAAGCTGACGATATAATAGGGACTATTTCAAAAATATTAGAAGAAGACCAAGAAGCAGAAACTCATATACTAACAAGCGATCAAGATATGTATCAACTAATATCTGATAAGACTTTTGTTTTATCTCCGCAAATTGGAACAAGTGATCTTATGGTTTATAATAAGGAAAGATTATTTGAAAAGTGAGGAGTAACACCGGAACAAGTAATTGATTACAAAGGTTTGAGGGGAGACTCTTCAGATAACATAAAAGGTGTTGCTGGTATTGGTGAAAAATCGGCAAAAGAACTTCTACAAGAATTTCATAATTTAGAAAATTTATATGAAAACATAGATTTAATAAAAGGTGCTAAGCAGGCGAAATTGGTTGCAGGAAAAGAAGATGCATTTCTTTCAAAAGAAATTGCAACAATTTTTAGAGATATGCAGTTGGATAAAATTAGTTTTGAAAAAACAATAATTGATTTTGCTGGACTTAGAGATTTTTTTATTAGATATGAAATGAATTCATTATTAAAAAAATATAATTCAAAGAATGAAGAAAATGTTGTTGAGTTAAAAACTGAATATGAAATTATAAATAAATGAAATCAAAAATATAATGATATAGAAAATTATATTTATTTGGAAACATTAAATGATAATTACCACACAAGTGATGTCATTGGAATTTCAATTGTAAATTCAAAAGGAAATTTTTATTACTCATTTAATTCAAGTGAAGAAATAAGTATATTTAATTGAAATGAATCTATAGTTGATCAAAATTTTCAGTATTTTTTACTTAATTCAAAATTTAAAACATATGATATTAAAAAGACAATTATAGCTTTAAAAAAAATGGGTTACGAGACAAAATCCGACTTATTTATCTATGACATGATGATTGGATGTTATGTTTTAAATTCAAATATAAAATCATCTTTTGAACAGCATGTCATTATGTTGGATCCTTCAAATGAAATTAAGACATTTGAAGAAATTTTTGGTAAAGGGGTAAAAAGAACTTTACTTATCGATGAAAAAATAAAAATGGATTATTTAGTAAATAAATCTTTAATAATAAAAAAATATGAACAAGATGTTTTAAAACAATTACAGGAAAATAATCAGACAAGCCTATATGAAAAAATTGAGCTACCCTTTGCAAAAGTTTTAATTGATATGGAAGTGGAAGGAATTCAAGTTGACAAAGATGAATTAGCAACACAAGAAAAAAATATTTTAGAATTATTAACGAATTTGGAAATTGAAATTAAAAATGATTTAAAAGATTTTATTGGAGATAATTTCAATGTGGGTTCACCAAAACAATTAAAAGAACTTCTATTTGATAAATTACAGTTGCCAGATTATAACAAAGGGAGCACCGACAGAGAAACTTTAGAATCTCTTCAGGATAAACATCCAGTTATTTCAAAAATAATTTCTTTTAGAAAGTATAGTAAGTTGCACTCAACTTATTTAAAAGGATTTGAAAAATTTATTCACCCAGACAGTAAGGTCCATACAATTTTTAATCAAACTCTAACAAATACAGGAAGACTAAGTTCTAGTTATCCAAACATTCAAAACATTTCTGTTAGAGATGAAGAACAAAAAAATGTTAGAAAAATATTTGTAACAAATGATGAAAACCTATATTTAAGTTTTGATTACTCTCAAATAGAACTTAGGGTATTGGCAGATATAGTGAATGAAGAAAAATTAATTCAAATATTTTCTATGAATAGAGATATTCACTCAGAAGCTGCAAGAAGTATTTTTAACTTGAATGAAGATCAAGAAGTGGATTCAGAACAGAGAAGGGTTGCCAAGGTTTTTAACTTTGGTATTCTATATGGTTTAAGTGATTTTGGTCTTGCAAAAGATTTAAAAATCTCTATTCCTCAAGCAAAAGAATACATTAAAGCTTATTATCAAGCTTTCCCTCAAATTTTAAAATTTAAAGAACAAGTTATTAAATTTGGATATGAAAATGGTTATGTAGAAACACTGGGAAATAGAAGAAGATATATTTACGAATTAAGTAATTCAAATTATATGGTTAAACAATTTGGAGAAAGAGCTGCTGTTAATGCACCAATTCAAGGTACTGCTGCAGATATTCTAAAAGTTGCAATGATTAATGTTTTTGAAAATCTAAATAAAAGTAATTTTAATTCAAAAATGATTGCTCAAATTCATGATGAAATTATATTGTTAGTTAAAAAAGAGGAGCTTGAACAAGTGAAAACTATGGTTCTTGAAACAATGAAAAATGCTTATAATGATTTATTAAAAATATCAAACAAAAATAGAGAAGCGCTTGTTGATTTAGAAATAAACTATTCTCAAGCAAAAGATTGATTTAATTTAAAATAA